One genomic window of Plasmodium falciparum 3D7 genome assembly, chromosome: 10 includes the following:
- a CDS encoding inner membrane complex protein 1c, putative encodes MADSIKSSNSFQKLDNIDAKETSTVDRKWVALTAYQPVDVVTKTVEVPIIKTVEKYVPKTIIQEKIIHVPKNVTHIVEKIVEVPEVKYIEKIVEVPHIHYKNKYVPKIEIVEKVVERQKIIEKWHDKIVEVPQIKEVVRFKQIEDSEEIIKYVPRNSKNIDWEDEYKKYTESKGLQRYSLDQNNIYQQANSFNQFNENAYNQNAFNRSYELLNKQSSVKSQNNASGENFSQMNFYNQYSGANFEQERSIQASNFEPSGSMQLKRLSSEEIKPAGCCSAACT; translated from the coding sequence ATGGCAGATTCAATCAAAAGTTCAAACAGTTTTCAAAAATTAGATAATATAGATGCAAAAGAAACTTCAACAGTAGATAGAAAATGGGTTGCCTTAACAGCTTACCAACCTGTTGATGTTGTAACAAAAACCGTTGAAGTTCCAATTATTAAGACGGTAGAGAAATATGTCCCAAAAACTATTATTCAAGAGAAAATTATTCATGTCCCCAAAAATGTTACACACATTGTTGAAAAAATTGTAGAAGTTCCTGaggtaaaatatatagaaaagatTGTTGAAGTACCTCATATTcactataaaaataaatatgttccAAAAATTGAAATTGTAGAAAAAGTTGTTGAACGccaaaaaattattgaaaaaTGGCATGATAAGATTGTTGAAGTACCTCAAATTAAAGAAGTTGTTAGATTCAAACAAATTGAAGATTCTGAGGAaatcataaaatatgtaCCAAGAAATTCCAAAAACATTGATTGGGaagatgaatataaaaaatatactgaAAGCAAAGGATTACAAAGATATAGTTTAGaccaaaataatatataccaaCAAGCAAACTCTTTCAACCAATTTAATGAAAATGCTTATAATCAAAATGCATTCAACAGAAGCTATGAATTATTGAATAAACAGTCTAGTGTTAAATCACAAAATAATGCTAGTGGTGAAAATTTCTCTCAAATGAACTTTTACAATCAATACAGTGGAGCAAATTTTGAACAAGAAAGAAGTATTCAAGCATCCAATTTTGAACCAAGTGGAAGCATGCAATTAAAAAGATTATCATCTGAAGAAATTAAACCAGCTGGATGTTGCTCAGCTGCCTGCACTTAA
- a CDS encoding MKT1 domain-containing protein, putative, with protein MRVRRLQSYLTENNLLKKSSLENIKNLTLGIDALYFLRICSDLKDILSDVSGCISPCIFHMIDKQCEYFKKWDIKIIFIFDGITPKGHKLFSAHYHQYIDEGWLYYVNDEKKLSQKSFSEVNNICNSDISFLLFHYLKYKGYECIYAPYLAISQLAYFLEINLVDIVFGPPTLGLHNVTKIILNIVWKKNYFEWIDILYLLKMWNINKEQFIDACLLAGTEYCLTFPYLNLSHFNNGYKQFNFGTSIEFIKQSPLICYLQHFPNDELRKSHMNAYCLCKSMLKYPLVFLCTGQVNCFFFHSNKDQKCLQKKCDASILNDHTGHNEDGDHVDNASIKKKKKINKKDIISTSDEQNDDSDCSIYNKSSYDKNEEDKFFNNKYNRTITNISTNDCIKLSKDGYLKGDKILDKREEDTEQNYHNSKISYDSYCEQDKKDNTIEHPEVAKEKGKYKNSKLIYEHNSDNSKDRKDTNEDTVMEDSTKHIKDIYAKENYKENDIYKKKNHNNDKENISKLVPKDYIKVVGAKFPTCVYYLMSIGLLSKKLLCVLAMGEWIDYSHPIIDSFEYRDTLIDLREYRCRILGLVSIKLNPFFYKRKVKFFDYGYYINNIMDKDNKATYLNILFNDNFLWKINKDNVSEEMNRQNVKNVDLQFVLRWHLYSESKSISLVAKKCELYDEDMKERKASNDKEKDIYELESSNDNNRGHNNNSDDNNGGDNNNGGDNNNGGDNNNGGDNNNGGVNTNGGDNNNGGDNNNGGDNTNSSNDTNRSDDDNTDPSNNSDYSSNDVDNYEDDDYNNYSDYCKKSNEHTKRKKKYMHYNKHMIYKYNSYYKNILRTNNQNFHSFLCLVYFMFLENLDIFTKNCGVTLFGLLLSEVKNKNIDSNILIIFELFKFGFLTTEALLPPDGKTYPENAYASIQNNNKLDEQDKKSVLLLSRIYSLYNSNIDHSRTYEGLIDFDLCAFFAVVKIIKKTLRQLLQACVTNVLLTNMELIHILPENLYNPFDIHICGFFVTNHFMGVLIKYFLLFDFDDIQNEKETLKRTSDKNMESNKMNNDIETMNDHLLKDKLENQKETEHLSKNNDFKGYDMTTNNHISITQPNKKNNDHINMKEINDKFYTNEQPEDKHMKVDKNQKYGINQVEHKDKRSLIELENNDKNIIYKENYNENGNNSYVYSDEHNLSDDSKTNNYEATHKKHENNLDHKKKEEYKIDEEYCQTPINDDSQNNFNVFEKAIRKKFPSFVNPINDLCNAINTWRDHLCLITQLEQHTNVYDLVSDLKAADNFLEKKISYIGLDKSQTYNRICLSNNK; from the coding sequence atgagagtTCGAAGGTTACAATCTTATTTAACAGAAAATAATTTGTTAAAGAAAAGTTCTCTTGAGAACATAAAAAACTTAACATTAGGAATAGAtgctttatattttttaagaatatgTAGTGATTTAAAGGATATATTAAGTGATGTATCAGGTTGTATATCTCCTTGTATTTTCCATATGATAGATAAGCAGTGTgagtattttaaaaaatgggatataaagattatatttatttttgacGGCATAACACCTAAAGgacataaattattttcagcACATTATCATCAATATATAGATGAGGGATGgttatattatgttaatgATGAAAAGAAGTTATCACAAAAATCTTTTAGTGAagtgaataatatatgtaattctgatatatcttttttattatttcattatttaaaatataaaggatATGAATGTATATATGCTCCATATTTAGCTATATCTCAACTAGCTTATTTTCTTGAAATTAATTTAGTAGATATAGTATTTGGTCCTCCAACATTAGGATTACATAATGTTactaaaataatattaaatattgtatggaagaaaaattattttgaatggatagacatattatatttattaaaaatgtggaatataaataaagaacaaTTTATTGATGCCTGTTTATTAGCAGGTACTGAATACTGTTTAACATTtccatatttaaatttatctCATTTTAATAATGGATATAAACAATTTAATTTCGGGACATCTATTGAATTTATTAAACAATCTCCTTTAATATGTTACTTACAACATTTCCCAAATGATGAATTAAGAAAGAGTCATATGAATGCTTACTGTTTGTGTAAATCGATGTTAAAGTATCCTCTTGTTTTTTTATGCACAGGTCAGgtaaattgtttttttttccattctAACAAAGATCAAAAGtgtttacaaaaaaaatgtgatGCGAGCATTTTGAATGACCATACAGGACATAATGAAGATGGTGATCATGTTGATAATGcttcaataaaaaaaaaaaaaaaaattaataaaaaggatattaTATCAACATCTGATGAACAAAATGATGATAGTGATtgtagtatatataataaaagtagttatgataaaaatgaggaagataaattttttaataacaaatataatcgTACCATAACAAATATCAGCACAAATGATTGTATTAAGTTATCAAAGGATGGCTATTTAAAAGGTGATAAAATATTAGATAAAAGGGAAGAAGATACAGAAcaaaattatcataattcaAAAATTTCATACGATTCTTATTGTGAACAGGATAAAAAGGATAACACAATTGAACATCCTGAAGTAGCAAAAGAAAaaggtaaatataaaaattctaaattaatatatgaacataataGTGATAATTCTAAAGACAGGAAGGATACGAATGAGGACACTGTTATGGAAGATTCTACTAAACATATTAAGGATATTTATGCAAAAGagaattataaagaaaatgatatatataaaaaaaagaatcataataatgataaagagAATATTTCAAAATTAGTACCTAAggattatataaaagtagTAGGAGCAAAATTTCCTACAtgtgtttattatttaatgtcTATAGGTTTATTAAGTAAGAAGTTGTTATGTGTACTAGCTATGGGTGAGTGGATTGATTATAGTCATCCTATTATAGATTCCTTTGAATATAGGGATACATTAATTGATTTGAGAGAATATCGATGTAGAATATTAGGACTAGTATCCATAAAATTGAATcctttcttttataaaaggAAAGTGAAGTTTTTTGATTAtggttattatataaataatataatggatAAAGATAACAAGGCAACATAtctaaatattctttttaatgaCAATTTCTtatggaaaataaataaagacaATGTTAGTGAAGAAATGAATAGACAAAATGTAAAGAATGTAGATTTACAGTTTGTGTTAAGATGGCATTTATATAGTGAGAGTAAATCTATATCTTTGGTGGCAAAAAAGTGTGAACTATATGATGAAGATATGAAGGAAAGGAAAGCGAGTAATGATAAGGAAAaggatatatatgaattggaaagtagtaatgataataataggggtcataataataatagtgatgACAACAATGGTGGTGATAACAACAATGGTGGTGATAACAACAATGGTGGGGATAACAACAATGGTGGGGATAACAACAATGGTGGGGTTAACACCAATGGTGGGGATAACAACAATGGTGGTGATAACAACAATGGTGGGGATAACACCAATAGTAGTAATGATACCAATCGtagtgatgatgataatactGATCCTTCTAATAATAGCGACTATTCTAGTAATGATGTTGATAATTATGAAGATGacgattataataattatagtgATTATTGTAAAAAGTCTAATGAACATACcaagagaaagaaaaaatatatgcattataataaacatatgatatataaatataattcctattataaaaacattttaagaacaaataatcaaaatttCCATAGTTTTTTATGTcttgtatattttatgtttctAGAAAATCTAGATATATTCACGAAAAATTGTGGTGTTACCTTATTTGGACTTTTACTATCagaagtaaaaaataaaaatattgatagtaatattcttataatttttgaattatttaaatttggATTCTTAACAACAGAAGCTTTATTACCACCAGATGGAAAAACATATCCTGAAAATGCTTATGCATccattcaaaataataataaattagatgaacaagataaaaaaagtgttcttttattatcacgtatttattctttatataattcaaatataGATCATAGTAGAACATATGAAGGTTTAATCGATTTTGATTTATGTGCTTTCTTTGCAGttgtaaaaattattaaaaaaacattaaGACAATTACTTCAGGCATGTGTAACTAATGTGTTATTAACTAACATggaattaatacatatattaccagaaaatttatataatccaTTTGATATACATATCTGTGGATTTTTTGTAACAAATCATTTTATGGGAGTTCTAATCAAatattttctattatttGACTTTGATGATATACAAAACGAAAAGGAAACTCTCAAACGTACGTCtgataaaaatatggaatcaaataaaatgaataatgatATTGAAACAATGAATGATCATCTTTTAAAGGATAAATTAGAAAACCAAAAAGAAACTGAACActtatcaaaaaataatgatttcAAGGGTTATGATATGACTacaaataatcatataagcATAACACaaccaaataaaaaaaataatgatcatataaatatgaaagaaaTCAATGATAAATTTTATACGAATGAACAACCAGAAGATAAACATATGAAGGTGGATAAAAATCAGAAATATGGTATAAATCAAGTAGAACACAAGGATAAAAGGTCTTTAATAGAACTAGAAAATAatgacaaaaatataatatataaagaaaattataatgaaaatggaAACAATTCTTATGTTTACAGTGATGAACATAATTTATCTGATGATTCAAAAACTAATAATTACGAAGCTACTCATAAAAAgcatgaaaataatttagatcataaaaaaaaggaagaatataaaatagaTGAAGAATATTGTCAAACACCCATAAATGATGATTCACAAAATAACTTCAACGTATTTGAAAAGgccataagaaaaaaattccCGAGTTTTGTGAATCCTATTAATGATTTGTGTAATGCAATAAATACATGGAGAGATCATTTATGTTTAATAACTCAACTAGAACAACATACGAATGTATATGATCTTGTTTCTGATTTAAAAGCTGCAGATaattttttagaaaaaaaaattagctATATAGGACTCGATAAATCACAAACATATAATCGTATATGTTtatctaataataaatag
- a CDS encoding U5 small nuclear ribonucleoprotein component, putative, protein MDTKNNLYDEFGNYIGDDIDSDEEYSDYNEDGMSDGEYSKGSSNNDDNEEDNDDDNEEDNEEDDEEDNEEDNDDKSGKRNKLIENMDELQKVYDGVEVFVEEEDTQDIEEATINKINANVERISFIKKLDVEANRKNFDLVETSLPNNNFSFKYLSELMKQTSFIRNICIAGHFHHGKTTIVDRLIEYTRDKKNNIRISNNRNKNSSTVSFFNVNNINEISEKSNYLSNISRKKKNINSSQIINNYNNNNIKRTPYNSKIIDHLINYTDTRLDEQARGLSIKAMPISLLFSNRIYENIPNNILLNKKKDNVKYKSYLFNIIDTPGHVNFFDEFLCSLNICECCCLVVDVVDGCMYVTENIIKACIYENVKIILIINCIDKLIMDLRLPPNDAYHKINYTIEEINMKIESICDLLNKSNAEKKDFLLSPLKNNVLFSSSIYGVFFTLKSFSKIYCNIYNAYNIDIDEFSLYLWGDIYYDEENFTFVKSPLYANQKRTFVEFILNPLYKIFGYVCSEEKEFLIPFLQSFNISLKKSDYLYNTKYLLKKINGMIFQDTTAFVDIIIDNCPSPLDNAKNKTLQIYSGSLKTKISYDMMKCMKGDETDNLMIYIIKNYHRPECGMIDLFGRVMCGTIKKGQSVRILGEGYTLNDDEDMITRVITHLWIYEGRYRIEVDEIPAGNFCLIGGIDICINKTCTITNVKIKTNKNKEDHVNLNWYDDLNDDDNNIVKYKNDKDIYNLDKSALLNDNENAEIFYPLHKKFRYLNCVNSVFKVACEPINPSELPKMLEGLRKIDKVYPLSSTKVEESGEHIILGTGELYLDCILHDLRKLYGDLEIKVSDPVVQFNETIIETSALNCFAETPNKKNKIYMIAEPVQKELGDDIVQGLVHLNEDQNLNVNEYISTMDRILNKNNESKRNIYDEKDDSHDDNDDGDNMENHMNGIENKKNIFKDKEQKDEHQINDLDKEKRKSTLNYNIDPNVISLLKNKYNWDILSIRSLWAFGPENNSPNILVDDSLFQETNKENLYSIKDNIIQGFSWATKEGPLIEESMKGVKVKILRADIDDDPINRGAGQIIPTARRAIYSSVLLATPRLLEPILLTEIICSGDSVSAVYNVLSRRRGHVLKDFPKVGTPLYMVHAYIPAIESFGFETDLRTHTSGQAFCISMFDHWHIVPGDPLDKSVILRPLEPAPIQHLAREFLLKTRRRKGLSEDVTINRFFDDPMLLNIKDEFSEYF, encoded by the coding sequence atGGATacgaaaaataatttatatgatgaaTTTGGTAATTATATAGGAGATGATATTGATAGTGATGAAGAATATTCTGATTATAATGAAGATGGGATGAGTGACGGAGAGTATAGTAAAGGAAGCTCAaacaatgatgataatgaggaagataatgatgatgataatgaggaagataatgaagaagatgatgagGAAGATAATGAGGAAGATAATGATGACAAAAGCGGGAAGAGGAACAAATTAATTGAAAATATGGATGAACTACAAAAAGTATATGACGGTGTTGAAGTTTTTGTTGAAGAAGAAGACACACAAGATATTGAAGAGGCTACAATAAATAAGATTAATGCAAATGTTGAAAGAATtagttttattaaaaagttaGATGTGGAAGCAAATAGGAAAAATTTTGATTTAGTAGAGACTAGTTTacctaataataattttagtTTTAAGTATTTATCAGAATTAATGAAGCAGACATCatttataagaaatatttgtATAGCTGGTCATTTTCATCATGGTAAAACAACTATTGTGGATAGATTGATTGAATATACtagagataaaaaaaataacataagaATAAGTAATAATAGAAATAAGAATAGTAGTACAGTTAGtttttttaatgttaataatataaatgaaataagtGAGAAAAGTAATTATTTGTCTAATATatcaagaaaaaagaaaaatataaatagttcccaaattattaataattataataataataatataaaaagaaccCCATATAATAGTAAAATTATCgatcatttaataaattatacagACACTAGATTAGATGAACAAGCTAGAGGTTTATCCATAAAAGCTATGCCCATTTCTCTATTATTTTCAAATcgtatatatgaaaatataccaaataatattttattaaataaaaagaaagataatgtaaaatataaatcatatctttttaatattattgataCACCAGGACATGTTAATTTCTTTGATGAATTTTTAtgttcattaaatatatgtgaatGTTGTTGTTTAGTAGTAGATGTGGTAGACGGATGTATGTATGTCAcggaaaatataataaaagcaTGCATTTATGAGaatgtaaaaattatattaattattaattgtATTGATAAATTGATTATGGATTTACGTTTACCACCTAATGATgcatatcataaaataaattatactaTTGAAGAAATTAATATGAAAATTGAATCGATATgtgatttattaaataaaagtaatgcagaaaaaaaggattttttattatctcctttaaaaaataatgttttatttagTTCAAGTATTTATGGTGTATTTTTTACGTTAAAATCATTtagtaaaatatattgtaatatatataatgcttataatatagatatagatgaattttctttatatttatggggagatatatattatgatgaagaaaatttTACGTTTGTAAAATCACCTTTATATGCTAATCAAAAAAGAACATTTGttgaatttattttaaatcctttatataaaatatttggtTATGTATGTtcagaagaaaaagaattccTTATACCATTTTTACAATCATTTAACATATCTTTAAAAAAGTctgattatttatataacacgaaatatttattaaaaaaaattaatggcATGATATTTCAAGACACTACAGCATTTGTTGATATAATAATCGATAATTGTCCATCTCCTTTAGATAATGCAAAGAATAAAACATTACAAATTTATTCGGGTTCTTTGAAAACAAAGATATCATATGATATGATGAAATGTATGAAAGGTGATGAAACAGACaatttaatgatatatattataaaaaattatcatcGTCCAGAATGTGGAATGATAGATTTATTTGGTAGAGTTATGTGTGGTACTATTAAAAAAGGACAAAGCGTTCGTATATTAGGAGAAGGATATACATTAAATGATGATGAGGACATGATAACAAGAGTAATAACACATTTATGGATATATGAAGGTAGATATAGAATAGAAGTCGATGAAATACCTGCTGGGAATTTTTGTTTAATTGGTGGTAtagatatatgtataaataaaacatgtACAATTACAAAtgtgaaaataaaaacaaataaaaataaggaagATCATGTTAATTTAAATTGGTATGACGATctaaatgatgatgataataatatagtaaaatataaaaatgataaggatatatataatttagaCAAATCGGCTCTTTTgaatgataatgaaaatgcAGAAATATTTTATCCACTACATAAAAAATTTCGTTATTTAAATTGTGTGAATTCTGTTTTTAAAGTAGCATGTGAGCCTATTAATCCATCTGAATTACCAAAAATGTTAGAAGGTCTTAGAAAAATTGATAAGGTGTATCCATTATCTAGTACAAAAGTAGAAGAATCAGgagaacatataatattaggaACCGGTGAATTATATTTAGATTGTATTTTGCATGatttaagaaaattatatggTGATTTAGAAATTAAAGTGTCTGATCCAGTTGTTCAATTTAATGAAACCATTATTGAAACATCAGCACTTAATTGTTTTGCCGAAACGccaaataagaaaaataaaatatatatgatagcAGAACCTGTACAAAAAGAGTTAGGTGATGATATAGTCCAAGGACTAGTACATCTAAATGAAGACCAAAATTTAAATGTAAATGAGTATATAAGTACAATGGATAGGAtattgaataaaaataatgaatctAAGAGGAATATTTATGATGAAAAGGATGATTCacatgatgataatgatgatggtgACAATATGGAGAATCATATGAATGGTATtgagaacaaaaaaaatatttttaaagataAGGAACAAAAAGATGAACACCAAATAAACGATTTAGATAaggaaaaaaggaaaagcaCCTTAAATTACAATATAGATCCTAAtgtaatatcattattaaaaaataaatataattggGACATTTTATCTATTAGATCTCTTTGGGCTTTTGGTCCAGAAAATAATAGTCCAAATATATTGGTTGATGATTCTTTATTTCAAGAAactaataaagaaaatttatactctataaaagataatattattcaagGATTTTCATGGGCAACTAAAGAAGGGCCATTAATTGAAGAGAGTATGAAAGGAGTTAAAGTTAAAATATTAAGAGCAGATATTGATGATGATCCAATTAATAGAGGAGCTGGACAAATTATACCTACTGCAAGAAGAGCAATATATTCTTCAGTTTTATTAGCTACTCCTAGATTATTGGAACCTATATTATTAACCGAGATTATATGTTCAGGAGATTCAGTGTCAGCTGTATATAATGTCTTATCAAGAAGACGAGGTCATGTTTTAAAGGATTTCCCAAAGGTAGGTACCCCCTTATATATGGTACATGCTTATATACCAGCAATTGAATCTTTCGGATTTGAAACAGATTTAAGAACACATACAAGTGGTCAAGCCTTTTGTATTAGTATGTTTGATCATTGGCATATAGTACCAGGAGATCCATTAGATAAATCGGTAATCCTACGACCTCTCGAACCTGCACCTATACAACATTTGGCAAgagaatttttattaaaaactaGAAGAAGAAAAGGATTATCAGAAGATGTGACAATTAATAGATTTTTTGATGACCCtatgttattaaatataaaggaTGAATTTTCAGAATATTTTTAG
- a CDS encoding 40S ribosomal protein S20e, putative has translation MSKLMKGAIDNEKYRLRRIRIALTSKNLRAIEKVCSDIMKGAKEKNLNVSGPVRLPVKTLRITTRKSPCGEGTNTWDRFELRIYKRLIDLYSQCEVVTQMTSINIDPVVEVEVIITDS, from the exons ATGAGTAAATTAATGAAAGGAGCTATTGATAACGAGAAGTATAGGCTTCGTCGTATTCGTATTGCTTTAACATCCAAAAACTTAAGAGCCATAGAAAaag TATGCAGTGATATAATGAAAGGAgctaaagaaaaaaatttgaaTGTATCAGGACCTGTAAGATTACCAGTAAAAACCTTAAGAATAACTACCAGAAAATCACCATGCGGAGAAGGTACAAATACATGGGATAGATTTGaattaagaatatataaaagactTATTGATTTATATTCACAATGTGAAGTTGTTACTCAAATGACATCCATCAATATCGATCCAGTTGTCGAAGTAGAAGTTATTATAACTGAttcttaa
- a CDS encoding 60S ribosomal protein L13, putative, translating into MYKKEYVIDCKGHLLGRLASLIAKELLNGQRIVAVRCEDINISGSLYRNKLKYQEFLRLRTNTNPKKGPLHLREPSKILWRCVRGMLPHKTYKGQLALKKLKVCVGMPYPYDKKKKYVLPSALRAFRLKKHRRYCRLGTLSSRVGWNYDTLVKKNEVLRKQVSKAYYKKKVNNLNEKKEIKTEALNLINPEQRQVLENFGYA; encoded by the exons ATGTATAAGAAG GAATATGTTATCGATTGCAAAGGTCACCTATTAGGAAGGTTGGCATCTCTTATAGCAAAGGAATTATTAAATGGTCAAAGAATAGTAGCCGTAAGATGTGAAGATATAAACATCTCAGGAAGTTTATATAGGAATAAGCTTAAGTATCAAGAATTTTTAAGATTAAGAACTAACACTAATCCTAAAAAAGGACCTTTACATTTAAGAGAACCCTCAAAAATTTTGTGGAGATGTGTACGTGGTATGTTACcacataaaacatataaaggACAACTTGCCTTAAAGAAATTGAAAGTATGTGTTGGTATGCCATATCCATatgataagaaaaagaaatacgTTTTACCAAGTGCTCTTAGAGCTTTCCGTTTAAAAAAACACAGAAGATATTGCCGTTTAGGTACCTTAAGTTCAAGAGTTGGATGGAATTATGATACTttagttaaaaaaaatgaagtttTAAGAAAACAAGTTTCAAAAGCTTATTATAAGAAGAAAGTAAACAACctaaatgaaaagaaagaaatcaAAACTGAAGCTCTAAATTTAATCAACCCTGAACAACGTCAAGTTTTAGAAAATTTTGGATAtgcataa
- a CDS encoding ribosome-binding factor A, putative: protein MFLYFLLFLFTLTYINNTLNIKKKTPLFKFPYFINTYITYNNSNKRRRIRTFPYFARKETNRHVIYRKRFERDLKYALQSIFYKQGIKLNYKYHIDEDIIEGISVYKVELNSDCSVAKVFVEIMGDSIDARQGYIWIKRNTKDIRYKLAQLIKERKRVPFLNFVLCNLSEQTQLLCEMENIKEYYSDLFKDELTNDTEE from the exons ATGTTCTTATATTTCCTTCTCTTTTTATTCACGTTaacttatattaataatacattaaatataaaaaagaaaacaccCCTCTTTAAAtttccatattttattaatacatatataacatataataatagtaataagaGACGACGTATAAGAACCTTTCCTTATTTTGCAAGGAAAGAAACGAATCGTCATGTGATTTATAGAAAAAGATTTGAGAGAGATTTGAAGTATGCACTACAatctatattttataaacaaggtattaaattaaattataaatatcatatCGATGAAGATATTATTGAGGGAATAAGTGTATATAAGGTTGAATTAAATTCAGATTGTTCTGTAGCTAAAGTTTTTGTTGAAATTATGGGAGATTCCATAGACGCAAGGCAG gGTTATATTTGGATAAAACGAAATACCAAAGATATTCGCTACAAATTAGCTCAACTAATTAAAGAGAGAAAACGAGTTCCTTTTCTCAACTTTGTTTTATGCAACCTAAGTGAACAAACACAATTACTTTGTGAgatggaaaatataaaagaatattattcaGACTTATTTAAGGATGAATTAACAAATGACACAGAAGAATag
- a CDS encoding N-terminal acetyltransferase A complex catalytic subunit ARD1, putative, translating into MLSIRKCNIYDLLSMQQCNSINLPENYNLRYYFYHALSWPYLSQIAEDVNGKVCGYSLGKLEEDNEYKGHLTSVAVLKTYRKLKLAFYLILQTHQHLKDIYRANNICLHVRVSNNAALNLYYNLLNYKVNGIETQYYGNKENAYLMEHVFAR; encoded by the coding sequence atgctaTCTATAagaaaatgtaatatttatgatttgTTATCCATGCAACAATGTAATAGTATAAATTTACCAGAGAATTATAATTTgagatattatttttaccatGCCTTATCATGGCCATACTTAAGTCAAATTGCTGAAGATGTAAATGGAAAAGTTTGTGGATATTCTTTAGGGAAACTTGAAGAagataatgaatataaaggTCATTTAACTTCAGTTGCAgttttaaaaacatatagaaaattaaaattagctttttatttaatattacaaaCACATCAACATTTAAAAGATATTTATCGagcaaataatatatgtttacatGTGAGAGTAAGTAATAACGCTGCTTTAAatctatattataatttattgaaTTATAAGGTTAACGGTATAGAAACGCAATATTATGGAAATAAGGAAAATGCCTATTTAATGGAGCACGTTTTTGCAAGGTAG